The following proteins are encoded in a genomic region of Dasypus novemcinctus isolate mDasNov1 chromosome 21, mDasNov1.1.hap2, whole genome shotgun sequence:
- the RHBDF2 gene encoding inactive rhomboid protein 2 gives MASDDRNGGSVSSASGSRLQSRKPPNLSISIPPPETQAPGEQDSMLPQRPKNPAYLKSVSLQEPRGRWQENGSERHPSFRRQASLSQSIRKGTAQWFGVSGDWEGRRQNWQRKSLHHCSVRYGKLKASCQRDLELPSQEVPSFQGTESPKPCKLPKIVDPLARGRAFRHPDEVDRPHAPHPPLTPGVLSLTSFTSVRSGHLPRRKRMSVAHMSFQAAAALLKGRSVLEATGQRRWLVKRSFAYPSFLEEDAVDGADTFDSSFFSKEEMSSMPDDVFESPPLSASYFRGIPHLASPVSLDGVQIPLKEHGRAPVPAAKRGKRIASKVKHFAFDRKRRHYGLGVVGNWLNRSYRRSISSTVQRQLEAFDSHRPYFTYWLTSVHIIVTLLVICTYGIAPVGFAQHVTTQLVLRNKGVYESVKYIQQENFWIGPSSIDLIHLGAKFSPCIRKDKQIQQLVLHEQHLERDSGCCVQNDRSGCIQTQRKDCSETLATFVKWQNDTGPPLDKADVGQKRTSGAVCHQDPRTCEEPASSGAHIWPDDITRWPICTEQARSNYTGFLHIDCKIKGRPCCIGTKGSCEITTREYCEFMQGYFHEDATLCSQVHCLDKVCGLLPFLNPEVPDQFYRLWLSLFLHAGVVHCLVSVVFQMTILRDLEKLAGWHRIAIIFILSGITGNLASAIFLPYRAEVGPAGSQFGLLACLFVELFQSWQLLERPWKAFLNLSAIVLFLFVCGLLPWIDNIAHIFGFLSGLLLAFAFLPYITFGTSDACRKRALILVSLLVFAGLFASLVVWLYVCPIHWPWVEYLTCLPFTSRFCEKYELDQVLH, from the exons ATGGCCTCGGACGACAGGAATGGCGGGAGCGTCTCCTCGGCGTCCGGCAGCCGCCTGCAGAGCCGGAAGCCACCCAACCTGTCCATCTCCATCCCTCCACCCGAGACCCAGGCCCCCGGCGAGCAGGATAGCATGCTGCCCCAG AGGCCTAAGAACCCAGCCTACCTGAAGAGCGTCAGCCTCCAGGAGCCGCGGGGACGATGGCAGGAGAACGGCTCAGAGAGGCACCCCAGCTTCCGCCGCCAGGCCTCCCTGTCCCAGAGCATCCGCAA GGGCACGGCCCAGTGGTTTGGGGTCAGCGGCGACTGGGAAGGGAGGCGTCAGAACTGGCAACGCAAGAGCCTGCACCACTGCAGCGTGCGCTACGGCAAGCTCAAGGCCTCGTGCCAGCGGGACCTGGAGCTGCCCAGCCAGGAGGTGCCGTCCTTCCAGGGAACCGAGTCCCCCAAACCCTGCAAGCTGCCCAAG ATCGTGGACCCGCTGGCCCGGGGCCGGGCCTTCCGCCACCCCGACGAGGTGGACCGGCCGCACGCCCCACACCCCCCGCTGACCCCCGGGGTCCTGTCGCTCACCTCCTTCACCAGCGTCCGCTCCGGCCACCTGCCCCGCCGCAAGCGGATGTCCGTGGCCCACATGAGCTTCCAGGCGGCCGCCGCCCTCCTCAAG GGGCGCTCGGTGCTGGAAGCCACCGGCCAGCGGCGCTGGTTGGTCAAACGCAGCTTTGCCTACCCCAGCTTCCTGGAAGAGGATGCAGTTGACGGGGCAGACACGTTTGACTCCTCGTTTTTTAGTAAG GAGGAAATGAGCTCCATGCCCGACGATGTGTTTGAGTCTCCCCCGCTCTCCGCCAGCTACTTCCGGGGGATCCCACACTTGGCCTCCCCGGTGTCCCTCGATGGGGTGCAGATCCCGCT GAAGGAGCACGGCCGAGCCCCCGTCCCCGCGGCCAAGCGCGGCAAGCGCATCGCCTCCAAGGTGAAGCACTTCGCCTTCGACCGGAAGAGGCGGCACTACGGCCTGGGCGTGGTGGGCAACTGGCTGAACCGGAGCTACCGGCGCAGCATCAGCAGCACCGTGCAGCGGCAGCTCGAGGCCTTCGACAGCCACCG GCCCTACTTTACCTACTGGTTGACGTCGGTCCACATCATTGTCACGCTGCTGGTGATCTGCACGTATGGCATCGCGCCCGTGGGCTTCGCCCAGCACGTCACCACCCAGCTG GTGCTGAGGAACAAAGGCGTGTACGAGAGCGTGAAGTACATCCAGCAGGAGAACTTCTGGATCGGCCCCAGCTCA atCGACCTGATCCACCTGGGGGCCAAGTTCTCCCCCTGCATCCGGAAGGACAAGCAGATCCAGCAGCTGGTGCTGCATGAGCAACACTTGGAGCGGGACTCAGGCTGCTGCGTGCAGAACGACCGCTCCGGCTGCATCCAGACGCAGCGGAAGGACTGCTCG GAGACATTGGCCACCTTCGTCAAGTGGCAGAATGACACTGGGCCCCCCCTGGACAAGGCTGACGTGGGCCAGAAGCGGACCTCAGGGGCCGTGTGCCACCAGGACCCCAG AACCTGCGAGGAGCCGGCCTCCAGCGGAGCCCACATCTGGCCCGATGACATCACCAGGTGGCCG aTCTGCACGGAGCAGGCCAGGAGCAACTACACGGGCTTCCTGCACATCGACTGCAAGATCAAGGGCCGCCCCTGCTGCATCGGCACCAAGGGCAG CTGTGAGATCACCACTCGGGAATACTGCGAGTTCATGCAAGGCTATTTCCATGAAGACGCCACGCTCTGCTCCCAG GTGCACTGCCTGGACAAGGTGTGTGGGCTGCTGCCGTTCCTCAACCCTGAGGTCCCCGATCAGTTCTACAGGCTCTGGCTGTCCCTGTTCCTCCATGCTGG CGTGGTGCACTGCCTCGTGTCCGTGGTCTTCCAAATGACCATCCTGCGGGACCTGGAGAAGCTGGCCGGCTGGCACCGCATCGCCATCATCTTCATCCTCAGCGGCATCACGGGCAATCTCGCCAGCGCCATCTTCCTCCCGTACCGGGCCGAG GTGGGCCCGGCCGGGTCGCAGTTCGGCCTCCTGGCCTGCCTCTTCGTCGAGCTCTTCCAGAGCTGGCAGCTGCTGGAGCGGCCCTGGAAGGCCTTCCTCAACCTCTCGGCCATCGTGCTCTTCCTGTTCGTGTGCGGCCTGCTGCCCTGGATCGACAACATCGCCCACATCTTCGGCTTCCTCAGCGGCCTGCTGCTGGCCTTCGCCTTCCTGCCCTACATCACCTTTGGCACCAGCGACGCTTGCCGCAAGCGCGCGCTCATCCTGGTCTCGCTGCTGGTCTTCGCGGGCCTCTTCGCCTCCCTAGTCGTCTGGCTCTACGTCTGCCCCATCCACTGGCCCTGGGTCGAGTACCTCACCTGCCTGCCCTTCACCAGCCGCTTCTGCGAGAAGTACGAGCTGGACCAGGTGCTGCACTGA